A DNA window from Ornithinimicrobium humiphilum contains the following coding sequences:
- a CDS encoding LysE/ArgO family amino acid transporter: MTPLALLLTGLLTGLGLIVAIGAQNAFLLRQGLRRQQVGPLVAFCILADAVLIGLAVLGIGAVVTTWPAFLTVARWGGGLFVIGYGLHAAWRALHPGEVLEADGGRGGDLARSLATMVALTVLNPHVYLDVVLLGTIANSHGPDGRWWFYAGIVAGSALWFTVLGAGSRRLAPFFARPRSWQVLDALIAVVMVSIGAGLIAGG, from the coding sequence GTGACCCCCCTCGCCCTCCTGCTGACCGGCCTGCTGACCGGCCTCGGACTCATCGTCGCCATCGGCGCCCAGAACGCCTTCCTGCTGCGGCAGGGACTGCGTCGCCAGCAGGTCGGGCCGCTCGTCGCCTTCTGCATCCTGGCGGACGCCGTGCTCATCGGTCTCGCGGTCCTGGGGATCGGCGCGGTCGTCACGACCTGGCCGGCCTTCCTCACGGTCGCGCGTTGGGGTGGCGGGCTGTTCGTCATCGGTTACGGCCTGCACGCCGCGTGGCGGGCGCTGCACCCGGGCGAGGTGCTCGAGGCCGACGGCGGGCGTGGCGGCGACCTGGCGCGGTCGCTGGCGACGATGGTGGCGCTGACGGTCCTCAACCCGCACGTCTACCTCGACGTCGTGCTGCTGGGCACCATCGCCAACAGCCACGGACCCGACGGTCGCTGGTGGTTCTACGCCGGGATCGTCGCCGGCAGCGCGCTGTGGTTCACCGTGCTGGGCGCGGGCTCGCGCCGGCTCGCGCCGTTCTTCGCCCGGCCCCGTTCCTGGCAGGTGCTCGACGCGCTCATCGCGGTGGTCATGGTCTCGATCGGCGCCGGGCTGATCGCCGGCGGCTGA